A genome region from Gemmatimonadota bacterium includes the following:
- the rpmE gene encoding 50S ribosomal protein L31 → MKSGIHPEYKEITVSCACGNTFQTRSTIATIHVEICSACHPFYTGKQKMVDSAGRVERFNRKYGINE, encoded by the coding sequence ATGAAGAGCGGTATTCACCCGGAATACAAAGAAATCACGGTATCCTGCGCCTGTGGCAATACATTCCAGACACGCTCGACGATCGCAACGATCCACGTGGAGATCTGTTCGGCGTGCCATCCCTTCTATACCGGGAAGCAGAAGATGGTCGACAGTGCGGGCCGCGTGGAACGCTTCAACAGGAAGTACGGAATAAACGAGTAA
- a CDS encoding peptidylprolyl isomerase, with product MALMKLLRERTHVVMIILVIAFVGLIGLEWGADMTGRGPGGQNAVGSINGESVSYEEMRFEVERQQEIDRQQQGGSVDEFRRREIINEVWDRRVNLTLLEQSIGQQGISVTDAEILEAIRTNPPEYIRQQEMFQTDGEFDQTKYLQALNDPAVEGWTFLEDQYRMLLPRQKLVNRVVSGARVTDLEVRQAFVNQNERLTAKYLLFDPEDQDVEPESISDEDVAAYYSEHPEAFLEVDRVSLSYVMIPKQPSVADSLRVERQIDELYDQLVNGADFENLARDFSEDTSNASEGGNLGFFGRNDMVPEFEAAAFETPPGSISKPVKTEYGWHIIKVEESAVRDGEEQVRARHILLRTMTGQQTLGALNDQARQLQARAVESGLEDAVRSAGSMPDSLQVESTGFFADRPDGFIPGIGYLVGASSFAFASEPGDIGEVLESTSGFYVLENAGEKPAGVLPLEEVELRIRSILVRNRKMEQARLRGEEVRSSLAGGNLDALSGEMADRVATTDPITRQQAFIPRIGQDLNFIKGAFQLSETGELSEVVEGERGYYLIQLESRDPVDETTYEMVKETLKRQLLIQKQNQLYQEWLTRLREDAEIENNLRDFFAI from the coding sequence ATGGCCTTGATGAAACTATTGAGAGAACGGACCCACGTCGTCATGATCATCCTGGTCATAGCCTTCGTGGGACTGATCGGCCTGGAATGGGGCGCCGACATGACCGGCAGGGGACCGGGCGGGCAGAATGCCGTGGGTTCGATCAACGGCGAATCGGTATCCTACGAGGAAATGCGATTTGAAGTGGAACGCCAGCAGGAAATCGACCGCCAGCAGCAGGGCGGCAGCGTGGACGAATTCCGGCGCCGCGAAATCATCAACGAAGTATGGGACCGTCGGGTCAACCTCACGTTGCTCGAACAGAGCATCGGTCAGCAGGGCATCAGCGTAACCGACGCCGAAATCCTGGAGGCGATCCGCACGAATCCGCCGGAATACATCCGGCAGCAGGAAATGTTTCAGACGGACGGCGAATTCGACCAGACCAAGTACCTCCAGGCGCTGAACGATCCTGCGGTCGAAGGCTGGACGTTTCTCGAAGACCAGTACCGCATGCTGCTGCCCCGGCAAAAACTCGTCAACCGCGTGGTATCGGGCGCCCGCGTTACGGACCTGGAAGTCCGGCAGGCCTTCGTGAATCAGAACGAGCGGCTTACGGCGAAGTACCTCCTGTTCGATCCGGAAGACCAGGACGTGGAACCGGAATCGATCAGCGATGAAGATGTCGCCGCGTACTATTCGGAGCATCCCGAAGCGTTCCTGGAGGTCGACCGGGTTTCACTTTCCTACGTCATGATTCCGAAGCAGCCGAGTGTGGCCGATTCCCTGCGTGTCGAGCGACAGATCGACGAGCTCTACGACCAGCTTGTCAACGGCGCCGATTTCGAAAACCTTGCCAGGGACTTCTCCGAAGACACATCCAACGCCTCCGAGGGAGGAAACCTGGGTTTCTTCGGCCGAAACGACATGGTCCCGGAATTCGAAGCAGCCGCCTTTGAAACGCCGCCCGGCTCCATTTCGAAACCCGTGAAGACGGAGTACGGCTGGCACATCATCAAGGTGGAAGAGTCCGCAGTCAGGGACGGCGAGGAACAGGTCCGTGCGCGCCATATACTTCTGAGGACCATGACTGGACAGCAGACCCTGGGCGCGCTGAACGACCAGGCGAGACAGCTGCAGGCCCGTGCCGTCGAAAGCGGCCTGGAGGATGCAGTCCGCTCTGCCGGCTCGATGCCGGATTCTCTCCAGGTCGAATCCACCGGGTTTTTCGCCGACCGCCCCGACGGGTTCATCCCCGGCATCGGGTACCTGGTCGGCGCGTCGTCTTTCGCCTTCGCATCCGAACCCGGTGATATCGGAGAGGTACTGGAGAGCACCAGCGGTTTCTATGTCCTTGAAAACGCCGGTGAAAAGCCGGCGGGCGTACTGCCCCTGGAGGAGGTGGAACTGCGCATCCGGTCGATACTCGTACGGAACCGTAAAATGGAACAGGCCAGGCTCCGCGGCGAAGAGGTCCGATCTAGCCTCGCCGGCGGCAACCTGGACGCGTTAAGCGGCGAAATGGCGGACCGGGTCGCCACCACGGATCCCATCACCCGGCAACAGGCATTCATCCCTCGCATCGGGCAGGATCTGAATTTCATCAAGGGAGCTTTCCAGCTGTCGGAGACTGGCGAACTCAGCGAAGTGGTCGAAGGGGAACGGGGCTATTACCTCATCCAGCTGGAGTCCAGGGATCCGGTCGATGAAACGACCTACGAGATGGTGAAGGAAACCCTGAAACGGCAGTTGCTGATCCAGAAGCAGAATCAACTGTACCAGGAGTGGCTTACCCGTCTGCGCGAAGACGCGGAAATCGAGAACAACCTGCGGGATTTCTTCGCCATATAG
- the rpmA gene encoding 50S ribosomal protein L27: MAHKKGVGSSRNGRDSNPKFLGVKTGDGMRVRAGNIIVRQRGTRILPGNNVGRGNDDTLFALTDGIVQFRRFGKKRTQVHIADG; encoded by the coding sequence ATGGCCCACAAGAAAGGTGTAGGAAGTTCTCGCAACGGGAGAGACAGCAACCCCAAGTTTCTCGGCGTCAAGACCGGCGACGGCATGCGCGTCCGGGCCGGCAATATCATCGTCCGGCAGCGGGGAACGCGGATTCTGCCCGGTAACAACGTAGGGCGCGGCAACGACGACACCCTCTTCGCATTGACGGACGGCATCGTCCAGTTCCGCCGGTTTGGGAAGAAGCGCACGCAGGTCCATATCGCCGACGGGTGA
- the rplU gene encoding 50S ribosomal protein L21 has product MYAVIRSGDQQFSVNEGDTIQVEKIAAEVGDEITIDQVLLLGGGETLVGTPTVAGATVTAKVTEQGRHPKIVVFKMKRRKNYRRKRGHRQPYTALEITGINYDPSASN; this is encoded by the coding sequence ATGTACGCTGTTATCAGATCCGGCGATCAGCAGTTCAGTGTCAATGAGGGAGATACGATCCAGGTCGAGAAGATCGCCGCCGAAGTGGGCGACGAGATCACCATCGACCAGGTGCTCCTCCTGGGCGGCGGAGAGACACTGGTCGGCACGCCGACGGTGGCCGGGGCCACCGTGACGGCCAAGGTTACCGAACAAGGCCGCCACCCCAAGATCGTAGTCTTCAAGATGAAACGCCGGAAGAACTACCGCCGGAAGAGAGGGCACAGGCAGCCGTATACCGCGCTCGAAATCACCGGAATCAACTACGACCCAAGCGCATCCAACTGA
- a CDS encoding Rne/Rng family ribonuclease — MRKDIIVETATHETRIAMLEDNHLVELLVERPEHERVVGNICKGVVTAVIPSIQAAFVDIGMDKAAFLQASDVTGGADWIDFDDDDDKQDSGSGRSRDRDYQIQEMVKEGQEIVVQITKESIGTKGPRVTSQISLPGRFLVLVPHANYVGVSRRIDDWSEKRRLRDLARKLKDDDFGVIVRTAALGKSDSELKNDLKALTRIWRTIEKQVGKTPAPAMIHKDVEMTSGMIRDLFTPDIDSVIIDSKTVYKEILAYLKGVAPQLRERVHMYDGTAPVFDAYGIENEIGKALHRKVWLKNGGYILIEPTEALVTIDVNSGRYAGSRGHEETVFQTNLEACAEVARQLRLRDIGGIIVIDFIDMEDRGNRRQVHQEMEKAMSHDRARTRMSKEISEFGLIEMTRQRIRPSLLFTFSEACPVCDGTGRIMSRITMVTQIGRWLKRAKPGLRERKLKLKVHPTVALSLHENGREKLVNLQDEYKMQLQVEEDPFLHVEEFRVFSGKRDLDVTDEFK; from the coding sequence TTGCGGAAAGACATCATAGTTGAGACGGCCACGCACGAAACGCGCATCGCGATGCTCGAGGACAACCATCTCGTCGAGCTGCTGGTCGAACGCCCGGAACACGAGCGCGTGGTCGGGAACATCTGCAAGGGCGTAGTGACGGCGGTCATACCGAGCATTCAGGCGGCCTTTGTGGATATCGGCATGGACAAGGCGGCCTTCCTGCAGGCATCGGATGTGACCGGTGGGGCCGACTGGATCGATTTCGACGACGACGACGACAAGCAGGATTCCGGATCCGGACGGAGCAGGGACCGGGATTACCAGATCCAGGAGATGGTCAAGGAAGGCCAGGAGATCGTCGTCCAGATCACGAAGGAGTCCATCGGCACCAAGGGACCGCGGGTCACCTCCCAGATTTCCCTGCCGGGCCGGTTTCTCGTGCTGGTGCCCCATGCCAACTACGTCGGCGTTTCCCGACGTATCGACGACTGGAGTGAGAAGCGCAGGCTGAGGGACCTGGCCAGGAAACTCAAGGACGACGACTTCGGGGTCATCGTGCGGACCGCCGCCCTGGGCAAGTCGGACTCCGAGCTGAAGAACGACCTGAAGGCGCTGACCCGGATTTGGCGGACTATAGAAAAGCAGGTCGGAAAGACGCCGGCGCCCGCCATGATCCACAAGGACGTCGAAATGACGTCCGGGATGATACGCGATCTGTTCACGCCCGACATCGACAGCGTGATCATCGACTCGAAGACGGTATACAAGGAGATCCTGGCCTATCTCAAGGGTGTGGCCCCCCAGCTTCGCGAGCGCGTCCACATGTACGACGGTACGGCGCCGGTGTTCGACGCCTACGGGATCGAGAACGAGATCGGTAAGGCGCTGCACCGTAAAGTATGGCTGAAGAATGGCGGCTACATCCTCATCGAACCGACCGAAGCGCTGGTGACGATCGACGTGAATTCGGGACGGTACGCGGGGTCCAGGGGACACGAGGAAACCGTGTTCCAGACCAACCTGGAAGCGTGCGCAGAGGTGGCGCGGCAGCTTCGGCTCAGGGATATCGGGGGCATCATCGTCATTGATTTTATTGACATGGAAGACCGCGGGAACCGGCGGCAGGTGCACCAGGAAATGGAGAAGGCCATGTCCCACGACCGCGCGCGGACTCGCATGTCCAAGGAGATCAGCGAATTCGGGCTCATCGAGATGACCCGCCAGCGGATCCGCCCCAGCCTGCTGTTCACCTTCAGCGAGGCGTGCCCGGTGTGCGACGGGACTGGCCGCATCATGTCGCGCATTACCATGGTCACCCAGATCGGCCGGTGGCTGAAGCGGGCCAAGCCCGGCCTGAGAGAACGGAAGCTCAAGCTCAAGGTACATCCCACCGTTGCGTTGAGTCTGCATGAAAACGGCCGGGAGAAACTGGTGAATCTGCAGGACGAGTACAAGATGCAACTACAGGTCGAGGAAGACCCGTTCCTGCACGTGGAAGAGTTCCGCGTGTTCTCGGGCAAACGGGACCTGGACGTGACCGACGAGTTCAAGTAA
- the waaF gene encoding lipopolysaccharide heptosyltransferase II, with amino-acid sequence MTEDPRRILVIKLRATGDVVLATPVIENLKRRFPRARLSFLTEEASADVLRWNPQLDELIVLPLRRWGSLGIRGSWREQVRFYRNLRHKRFDLAIDLFGNPRSALLTLLTGAPERVGYAFRVRRRAYTTVVMPPDRPQHEVLFHMQALEALHIPVTTDRPSVAIPGTAEVKAERWLREHTPDARALIGLNPGGGWAIKRWPPESFGRLADALIDEYGVDVLILRGPGEEELVARMTGAMGNRPLVLPETTLAELGAFLKRCGLLVSNDSAPMHMAAALNVPTVGIFGPTDPRAQGPWGDGHGVVRKESVDCLGCNRTRCPIGNICMTTLEPGELLEKIRAYIPVGIVGT; translated from the coding sequence ATGACCGAAGATCCCCGGCGCATACTGGTCATCAAACTGCGGGCCACCGGAGACGTGGTCCTGGCGACACCCGTCATAGAGAACCTGAAGCGGCGTTTCCCGCGGGCCCGCCTCTCCTTCCTGACGGAGGAGGCGTCCGCGGACGTCCTGCGGTGGAATCCCCAGCTGGACGAACTCATCGTGCTGCCCCTGCGCCGGTGGGGAAGCCTGGGTATACGCGGTTCCTGGCGCGAACAGGTACGATTCTACCGCAACCTGCGCCACAAACGCTTCGATCTCGCGATCGACCTCTTCGGCAATCCCCGCAGCGCCCTGCTGACCCTGCTGACCGGGGCGCCGGAACGGGTCGGTTACGCCTTCCGGGTGCGCCGCCGTGCCTACACCACCGTGGTCATGCCCCCAGACCGGCCACAGCACGAGGTCCTGTTCCACATGCAAGCCCTGGAAGCGCTGCACATCCCGGTGACCACCGACCGGCCGAGCGTCGCCATACCCGGGACGGCCGAAGTAAAGGCGGAACGGTGGCTGCGCGAACATACCCCGGACGCCCGTGCGTTGATCGGATTGAACCCGGGCGGAGGATGGGCCATCAAGCGCTGGCCGCCTGAATCATTCGGCCGCCTGGCAGACGCCCTGATCGATGAATACGGCGTGGACGTCCTGATCCTGCGGGGTCCGGGGGAGGAAGAACTCGTCGCGCGGATGACCGGCGCCATGGGCAACCGCCCCCTGGTGCTCCCGGAGACGACGCTGGCCGAACTCGGCGCATTCCTTAAACGCTGCGGCCTGCTGGTCAGCAACGACAGCGCGCCGATGCACATGGCCGCGGCGCTGAACGTTCCTACCGTCGGCATCTTCGGTCCCACCGACCCCCGTGCCCAGGGGCCCTGGGGCGATGGGCACGGCGTAGTGCGGAAGGAAAGCGTCGACTGTCTCGGCTGCAACCGGACCAGGTGTCCGATCGGCAACATCTGCATGACGACGCTGGAACCCGGGGAGCTGCTGGAGAAGATACGCGCGTATATTCCGGTCGGCATAGTCGGAACTTGA
- a CDS encoding glycosyltransferase family 9 protein, with product MDAPEVSRILVTRLRFIGDVVLTTPVIRALKRHYGEAELYYLAEAGPAAVLARNPYLEEVIALPDELLPGRSALTRCGKQLRFLRALRKRRFDLVIDLFGNPRSALLTLATGARYRVGYDVRGRGAVYNVKIRRSDSLRVVDAYLDAVRTIGVPVEDDRTEVHFSAEDAAWADSWLAERGVDGDRRIVALNPGASWPAKTWSAGRFTELARRMIEALDLRVVLVAGPGQREAMVGLADLAGHDCPVVETASLTRLAALIRRCDLFVSNDCGPMHIAAAVGTPTIGLFGPSNPRIWFPYSKADGHIALEAGTDDCCGRDFCVRSVPCIESISANRVLEAAESVLSETSSRPAE from the coding sequence ATGGACGCTCCGGAAGTAAGCCGTATCCTCGTTACCCGTTTGCGCTTCATCGGCGACGTGGTGCTTACCACGCCGGTGATCCGGGCGTTGAAGCGGCACTACGGGGAAGCGGAACTCTACTATCTCGCGGAGGCGGGACCCGCGGCGGTCCTCGCCCGAAACCCTTACCTGGAAGAGGTGATCGCCCTGCCGGACGAACTCCTGCCGGGCCGTTCCGCGCTCACCCGCTGCGGGAAACAGCTGCGCTTCCTCCGTGCCCTGCGAAAGCGTCGTTTCGACCTGGTGATCGATCTCTTCGGCAATCCGCGCAGCGCGCTGCTGACCCTGGCCACGGGCGCCCGGTACCGGGTCGGTTATGACGTGCGGGGAAGGGGCGCGGTGTACAACGTCAAGATCAGGCGGTCGGATTCGCTCCGGGTGGTGGATGCCTACCTGGACGCCGTCCGGACGATCGGTGTTCCCGTGGAGGACGACCGCACGGAGGTCCACTTCTCCGCCGAAGACGCGGCGTGGGCCGATTCCTGGCTCGCGGAGCGGGGCGTGGACGGCGACCGCCGGATCGTCGCGCTGAACCCCGGCGCGAGCTGGCCGGCCAAGACGTGGAGCGCGGGCCGATTCACCGAGCTGGCCCGCCGGATGATCGAAGCGCTGGACCTCCGGGTAGTGCTGGTCGCGGGTCCGGGGCAGCGGGAGGCCATGGTGGGGTTGGCCGACCTGGCGGGCCACGACTGTCCCGTCGTGGAAACCGCTTCGCTGACCCGGTTGGCCGCGTTGATCCGGCGGTGCGATCTCTTCGTGTCAAACGACTGCGGGCCCATGCATATCGCCGCGGCCGTGGGCACGCCTACGATCGGCCTTTTCGGTCCGAGCAACCCGCGGATCTGGTTTCCCTATTCGAAGGCCGATGGGCACATCGCCCTGGAAGCCGGTACGGACGACTGCTGCGGCCGTGATTTCTGCGTCCGGTCGGTCCCCTGCATCGAATCGATATCCGCAAACCGTGTACTGGAGGCCGCGGAATCCGTTCTGAGCGAGACCTCCAGCCGTCCGGCGGAGTAG